The proteins below are encoded in one region of Conger conger chromosome 17, fConCon1.1, whole genome shotgun sequence:
- the LOC133116945 gene encoding Na(+)/H(+) exchange regulatory cofactor NHE-RF3-like, with product MATPRVINLSTREGRSFGFYLREERGEEGHLIRNLEPGGPAELAGIKDGDRILRVNGVFVDRKEHSQVVDMVKNSGTTVTFHILDKASYQEAVGAGVDLSNPQPRPTQAQPVMNGVAGSTPKPRLCFLAKAKSGYGFSLKSTLGEKGIFMINLTPGGVAEKAGVKAQDRVVEVNGENVEDTTHEQIVEKVKASGASVVFLVADEEMDSYCRNRKLKLCAELATCKLLPYKPRIADMAKGSDGYGFYLRADPEREGHFIKDIDRGSPAEAAGLRDMDRLVAVNGQEVESLGHEQVVDRIRQCGESCSLLVVAEETNNMYKMAGVSPLLYWKEVRGSPPASPKGGTPTPEPAPTPPPALAQPIAEDYKPKLCKLEKTADGFGFHLSGIHGAPGQYLKEVVKGGVADQAGLRDGDVVVEVGGQNVEDCTHEEVVEKIRRCGGSLVLLVAEKQAYNFFKARKIPVNTQLLEQASSDTPETPGTPESSDTPETPNTPETSATPNNETSNTPEPPTTPETPNTPETSNTPEPPATPETPNTPETSNTPETSNTPEPPATPETSNTPEIPATPETPDTTLGQGREEEEEKEEEEEEEKRSEKGAEQGEEAGEGQQEEAGREEEVNSPAAPPSQSEPGVRKVSVSSVASSGPGEDERL from the exons ATGGCCACACCCAGAGTGATTAACCTGAGCACGCGCGAGGGGCGGAGCTTCGGCTTCTACCTGCGGGAGGAGCGCGGCGAGGAGGGTCACCTGATCCGCAACCTGGAGCCTGGAGGCCCGGCCGAGCTGGCCGGCATTAAAGACGGGGACCGCATCCTGAGGGTCAACGGGGTGTTTGTGGACCGCAAGGAGCACTCACAG GTGGTGGATATGGTGAAGAACAGCGGGACCACTGTCACGTTTCACATCCTGGACAAGGCCTCCTACCAAGAGGCCGTGGGGGCCGGGGTGGACCTGTCCaacccccagccccgccccacccAGGCGCAGCCTGTGATGAACGGGGTGGCCGGGTCGACGCCCAAACCCAGGCTCTGCTTCCTGGCCAAGGCCAAGAGCGGGTACGGCTTCTCCCTCAAGTCCACTCTCG GGGAGAAGGGGATTTTCATGATCAACCTGACCCCGGGAGGTGTGGCAGAGAAGGCAGGGGTGAAGGCCCAAGACCGCGTCGTGGAAGTCAACGGTGAAAACGTGGAGGACACCACCCATGAGCAGATCGTGGagaag GTGAAGGCCTCGGGTGCCAGCGTCGTGTTCCTAGTGGCTGACGAGGAGATGGACAGCTACTgcaggaacaggaagctgaAACTGTGCGCGGAGCTGGCCACCTGCAAGCTCCTCCCATACAAGCCGCGCATCGCCGACATGGCGAAAGGCTCAGACGGCTACGGCTTCTACCTGCGCGCCGACCCCGAGAGGGAAG GCCACTTCATAAAGGACATCGACAGAGGCAGCCCAGCCGAGGCGGCGGGGCTGAGGGACATGGACCGCCTGGTCGCCGTGAACGGGCAGGAAGTGGAGTCCCTGGGCCACGAGCAGGTCGTGGACCGAATCCGCCAGTGCGGGGAGTCCTGCTCCCTGCTGGTGGTCGCCGAGGAGACCAACAACATGTACAAGATG GCTGGAGTGTCTCCCCTCCTCTACTGGAAGGAGGTGAGGGGGTCCCCCCCAGCGTCGCCCAAGGGGGGTACGCCCACCCCCGAACCGGCGCCTACGCCGCCCCCTGCCTTGGCCCAGCCAATCGCTGAAGACTACAAACCCAAACTGTGCAAGCTGGAGAAGACTGCCGACGGGTTCGGCTTCCACCTCAGCGGGATTCACGGGGCGCCGGGCCAGTATCTGAAGGAG GTGGTGAAGGGCGGAGTGGCTGACCAGGCGGGCCTGCGGGACGGGGacgtggtggtggaggtgggcgGGCAGAACGTGGAGGACTGCACTCAtgaggaggtggtggagaagATCAGGAGGTGCGGGGGCAGCCTCGTCCTGCTGGTGGCTGAGAAACAGGCCTACAACTTCTTCAAGGCCCGGAAGATTCCGGTCAACACCCAGCTGCTGGAACAGGCCAGTTCCGACACCCCAGAGACACCTGGGACACCTGAGTCCTCCGACACACCTGAGACCCCCAACACACCTGAGACATCCGCCACACCTAATAATGAGACATCAAACACACCTGAGCCCCCCACCACACCTGAGACCCCCAACACACCTGAGACATCAAACACACCTGAGCCCCCTGCCACACCTGAGACCCCCAACACACCTGAGACATCAAACACACCTGAGACATCAAACACACCTGAGCCCCCTGCCACACCTGAGACATCCAACACTCCGGAGATCCCTGCCACACCTGAGACCCCCGACACCACACTAGGAcagggaagagaggaagaggaggagaaggaagaagaagaagaggaggagaagaggagtgagaaaggagcagagcagggagaggaagcaggagaagggCAGCAGGAAGAGGCGGGGCGAGAGGAGGAAGTGAACAGTCCGGCCGCCccacccagccaatcagagcctgGCGTCAGG aaaGTGTCCGTGTCCTCCGTGGCGTCGTCCGGTCCGGGTGAAGACGAGAGGCTCTGA